TAGTCACGGGTGGTTCACACACTTTGTTATAGAATATCTcggatctgtctctctctcacacacacacttgagtaAAATATCGTATTTATGGAAACTATACGATTGTTATTTTATCAATTATTTCTGGCATGGCTTGCTATCATTGCCTACATgtgttggttgggttgtgttataGTTCAACCACAAATAAGAATATTTTACAAACATAATCTATTCAGTGGCTCCTATTGTGCCAATTAGTCATTTTGTGGTTCgtggaggagggggggggcatGAAGCCAAAGAACCAATTGTGCCAGTTCAGCCATGTGTGTAATGGGGAAAAGGACCGAGCAGACTGCTGCAGAGCCGAGGGTGAAACTGGGGTGGGAGGGGGACTAGAGACCGGTGAATGGATGTGAGGAAAGAGGCAGCAAAATCACAATGAGCTTTCGATTGACTCCACCATCATGGAAAAAATATGGCTTGTGAATATTTTTTCCCCATCCCTGGTTAGGCCTATACAACACACAAGGGTGCTTAAAAAAACAATAGAGCATCAAACCGGATTGGCTACGTGCGATATGAGACAAGCATGTATTGGCTATCTTCACTTAATCTGTATTCTCAACGTGACAACAAATAGTTGAGAATCCTCCTGGGACCTGACATCTTCACCCGTCATTGCCTTCAATGATAGGTGATAAACTGAGCAATGACTGGATAAAATCACTTTCACCTACATGCAATTGAACAGAAAACGAAGAATACTTTCGAATAAATATTTTcgacaaaacacacaaacacagacgcacacaaacaCGTTAATTTAGGAACATTTAATTGCTGATTCTATTTATCAGAATTAAAATAGAATATTCTGTACATGTTGGTATAGCTGCAAAATAACCGCAGGGCCATATCTAAAGATTGGATGATGGTGGGGGAAATCTGACAGTGAGACAACTCTCAGATTCCCTCGATTTCCATTAACGTTAACTGATGAGTTTTGGGGGTTTTGCACCTGCATAGTCCTGCCATCACACAAAACGGCAATACCACGATATTAAAGGTCCAATTCAGACGTTTTTTTCTCTATATCAAATAATTTCTCGGTAACATTTAATTACCTTACTGTACTTGTTTTCAATTGAAAATGGTCAAAAattaacaaaaatagcttcttagcaaagcaTTTTTTTCAGACAAGATTTTTGCTAAGACTAGTGGTCTtaatggggaggggaaaactgaaaaataACTGCTATTAGCAGAGGTGTGGAACTCTcgttcttattggtctattaacttatTTACTGTCTGTTGATGTCACCAggtaggccaaaactccatcccacctatACTGGCTGAAATTTcacttttcaaacagctcttacactgaaAGAGCATgctcataattttcacaatttcacagtattattccaacctcatagttttgatatatataaaacataggcaaatcacgtttttgactgcactgggctttTAATGTGGTCATGGAACATGAGCGCGCTTGACATAATAATCATGATTTATGACATCATTGAGCTTTTCCTTTTGTGCAGGTATAACGTGTATACACATTTTTGTTTTGACAGTTTCACTTATATTCTTCATAATAAAAATAGAATTAAAAAGTATGATCTGCTAATTTCCTgaatgtaaagaaaaaaatactACTAAACAGTCGTTATTTGTAAGCAAGTCTTGCTGTAGGAATCGACCTTAAATTCAGCCCTGAAACCCCCCTTTCTTTTCGTGTCACGGTTGTTCTTTTCATTTTACAGGACATTCAATCAGACAGTCGTAAGTACAGATCAGAGGATGTCTGGACGGGCTGATAACGCTGCCTGTGATTAACCCTTTCACTCACTCTGGGGACCGCGTGTAtatctctgccttctctctcagcAAAGCAGAAAATACCGTTTACGTTTGGCATTGCCATGTGTAAACCCCCCTTTCTCATATATTTTATGGAAAAAACTGTAGGCTACACTTTAAACCAGAATTGTTGCAATTGAGATGGCATAATAAGATTTAAATATGCATAAAATTGCCAATCACTGGTGGGATTTTTAACAATTGTTTTTCATAAGATGTATTAAAGGTATTTTCCTGAAAATTCCTGGTGATGTTTGATGTTTTAGTGTAGcctattttttttggggggggtcaaGATGCACGTGGCTACTGGGCTGTAGGCTAAAATGCAATGTGAACATACGGTAAGCTGCTACATGGACCCTTCAGTAGGTTTGTATTCCACTGAATATAGTCCAGCAGACAGACAACAAAAATAGGCTAAACCCATCCATGCTTTCCTTCCGCACTCAAACAACCAAATCGGCGACGCCAGTCAGTCGCTGTTTATCTGCGCATGGTGCTGAACCTCAATCAGAAAATAAAGAAAGCCCCAATTAAGTGGATAAAGACTAAAGCGCTCCAATCTCGTCGCCATAATTAGTCCTCTAACTGATGAATGGATTCCCCCATGCCCAGAACAACATGAGGTTTAAAATCTCAGAATATCAACAGTCACTCTGTTGAAAATAAGACATTTCTGTGGATTTTAAAAACAAACACATGCCTATAGCATGGAGCAAAGAGAGGAGCATCGTCCTATGTTCCCGCGGCCGAACGCCAAAAAGAGCTGTCAAATAATTTAAAATTGAAGTCACCTAAATTACAAAGCATTTTCCAAATCAAATTGTACTTTTCATTCAGCACCAAATAGGTTGAACTTAAACTAGGACTAGGCCTAGAAAACTAAACTCATCCTAGGCATTAGAGTCTGTGTCACGCTCTAACGTGAACTATTTTGGCCCAGGGAAACACTGGAAGGCGGCACACGCAAACGTTCAGTGACGTGAACTTGGAATGACTATTTCTGGCAAGTTATTTGTTTATTATAATTAACACTATTACAAACTAGGCCtacatgttttttaaatgtattaaatagatGTGGTATATTATCTGAAAATGTGTGtttttaacaacaacaaaaaatgtacacTGTTTGGACTCCGCCTGCAGGAGTCAATACTTTTAACTTAATATGTATAGCCTAGTTAAAGGAAAATCCATGTCCAGGTGTATAGCAATAAACCTGGAGATTATCCCATTGTTAAGCCTGCAATCTCCTTACACTGTTTGAACTTCCAACTCTTATCAATCTCAAATAAATAGTTTGCTCTGAAAAGCTATAGTTATCCCAATGATAGGGTATATTAAAAACACATTAAGGAGATAGCTTCATATCAAATATTATATTGATAACGTACGTTACGACAAAACGTGCTATAGCCAATGCATTGATCCTGAAAATGCAGCGGTTTTAAACCCAATTTCGAAATGAATTATTGGCTCCGTTTTAGAAACAAAACCAATTATATTATTTTTCGAATTAGATACAGCCCTAAGGTAGGCCTATCAAGAAAAACGGTGTTCTAACGAATGGAGAAGTGTTGGTGCGTAAAATGCAAGCCTAAGAAATAACGCAGAATTTAAATGTATATAAATAgcaaaaaacatatttttctctCTCGATTGGCTATGTGGAATTAACTTCCACCTTACCACCGATAGCCTATTTTAAACAACGAAACAAGAAAATAAGCATTTTCTTCATGAATAAACGAACAATAATTTGACATTCGATCCACATTAATTCCAGTAGGCTAGGCACATCAACTATCGTTGCCACTGAAGACACGCGCGTCCCCTTGTCGTAAAAAAAAACAACTAATGGTCAAGCAacaaatatttggtcaaattctAGTCTGAAAGTTACATAACCCGGTCCAAAGAGTTGATGTTTGTCTCCTCTCAGTTTCCACCTAGCTCCTTTTATACACGTAACGTAATGCAAGACTCAAAGCCCCCAGAATGTAATTGGGTGTTAGAATGAAGTTTTGTAGAATACGGGGGTGGGGAGGGGACAAGGTACCGCAAGCACCTCCCCTAGAAATGCAGCAAATCTCTCCCGTTTTCTTCCGTGGGGTGTCTACGCGCTCTGGGGGCTGGAGTCGTGCTTCACGAAGAGGAGTCCTTGTATTGGTAGGCTGATGATGACACGTGCCTCCTCCGTGCCACCCCCAGGCTCCAGCGTACGGCACTGACCTCAGTAACCGCCAAGGAAAACCAACTGTGGAAGCGTTGCTGCAACCGTTATTATCAATAAACGAACTGAATATAACAAATTGCAACCATTTTGCGTAATCCTCTGCGTAATACATTTCCACCCCCTAAAAAAAATCGCGCATCAAGTTCGGACGTTTTCGTCGAGTGCGGTCACTGACTGGGTTGCGGTCACAAGATGCGAAGACGGAGCGCCGACGTCTGAAGGTGAAATGAACCTCTGGATGATCAAGAACAGGAGTACTTTGATCAAGAAGTGGAGATAGCAACTTAAAAACCATCAGGGCTTTATAAAACCACCGTCCGTACTATAGCTTAGTTTTATTCACGCAATCTAGTTATTGACTAATTATTTAATTTGAACAATAACAAAAAATTGTCCCCGACGGGTAGACAGAGAACGTAACAATGGCACATTTAATCCGAAGCAAATTTCAAAATAAACTGTCAAATGCGGCCACCTCCGTGTCGAATAAATCCACGGCGAAGGTGAGCGGCATGATGGCCAGGATGGGCTTCCAGGCCGCCACAGACGAGGAGGGACTGGGCTTCGCCGCATGCGATGATTTGGATTACGACCACCGGCAAGGACTGCAGATGGACATCATGAAATCGGATGAAATGGGTGGTGGTGACACtggagaggggagcggagagggtgGGATGggtggaggagaagatggaatggCGGCTGGGGACAGCCACTACCAGAGAGATGGCACCGGCCCTCCGCTCTCCGCTTCTAAAGCCTCAGGTctgggagaagaagaaaaatcacCGAAAATCACCGCGTGGGAAGCTGGCTGGAATGTCACGAATGCAATCCAGGTAAAGACGCATAATTAAAACAGCATGGCGCTTGCAGGTGTCCTATCCCACTCATTCATTCAATGATTACTTCGTGTTACCTGCCATATAAAGGGAAAGCCAAATGTTAATAAATGTAAGCCTACATAGCTTTTCTTTCAGTTATCACCAAATTATTGGGAACACAAATCCCCGGTGAAAAGGCCAATAGAGGCGAAGGCATTCGATATTCCAACAGTCTCGTGAACCCGACCCCAGGCAACAGCAGTGACTGTGTTAAGCCAGAACATAAAATAAATTGTGTGAGGCATCCCGGATGTATAGAGACACTAATATTCCAAGGGTTccttatataaataaataaacaaaaattgCCCGAGCCCAATTCACACAAAAACAACCTTTTGATTTTGGATAAGGAGATGAATTGGGGGTATTTGGAGATAATTGACGTGGTTTTGGAAGGTTCATAACCTATGAAAAAAATAGGATAAACTACACACTGTTACCGTAAGAGGTTAACCAATGGGGGGAAAAAAGGTAATGCTTTGTTGCATTTCATTATCTGAAGCCATACACATAACCTAGAGAATAATTATAAAATATCTAGCATATAAACACAAATATTCTAATTCCATGTACTCTCATAGACTTCCAGTTGACAAAAGAACGTGACGCGTACTGATCTGTTGATGCGGCTTTACGCACGAACTTGGCTCTGTTGCTCTGGAGCGCATTCATGCAGCAGTTATACTATTCGAAAGGACTAAATCTCTCCTTCAGATCGACAGGTGACCTTCTAGATAGTCATTTCGTCAAGGTCATTTGGATATATAGCCTAAACTATGCTGCGCTGTGCTTTCCTCGATAGCCTATCATATACGTTATAGCTAGTCTATAGCTCATTTCATCGTTGCATTACGCGCAGGCTATGCGTGTCTATCACCTACAAATGAGTAATAGCGGGTCTGGGGCGACCTTTGAAGTGTTAAAATGTACTTGACAGTGTATCTGTATGTGGCAAAAAGTCCCAAGACCAGCGCCGTCCCATCATGCGTTGTTAACGCTATGATCATCATCATGACAGTCACCATTTAACCAGGACGTGTCTCCACCCTATTGATGACTACAAAAGTAGCTGGAAAGGGCACGCTCGCAGCTAAATGGAATGCCCACCAGAACCCACACCAACAAGCAAGCATGTCACCCATTGAATCATGTACACACTATCTCATAATGTGTAATCCATGTAGGCCTACGTCAAGTGCAATAGTCATTCAACAAATACTCCATTTTGTCAAATAATTATTTAATTGGCAATCCTATATTTACGCCCACCCATATCCAACCTGTTTAGTTATTATCAACAAATACCAGGCTACATTTTGTAAACGTTTATCTTGAATTGATCTGGTTATTATGCCCATAAATAACTTCCTGTGTGTTTTCAGGGGATGTTCGTTCTGGGTTTACCATACGCCATTCTCCACGGGGGATACCTCGGACTGTTTCTCATTATTTTCGCCGCCGTGGTGTGTTGCTACACGGGGAAAATCCTCATCGCCTGCCTGTACGAGGAGGACGAAGACGGTCAGCTGGTGCGTGTAAGGGACTCATACGTGGACATTGCAAACGCCTGTTGTCAACCGAGGTTTCCATCTTTAGGTGGCCATATCGTGAATGTAGCCCAAATCATCGAGCTGGTGATGACGTGCATCCTGTACGTGGTTGTGAGCGGAAACCTAATGTACAACAGCTTTCCCACCCTCCCCATCTCACAGAAGTCCTGGGCCATCATGGCCACCGCCGCCTTGCTGCCCTGCGCCTTCCTGAAGAACCTGAAGTCCGTGTCAAAGTTCAGTTTGCTGTGCACTATCGCGCACTTCGTCATCAACATCCTGGTAATTGCCTACTGCCTCTCTAGAGCGCGCGACTGGGCCTGGGACAAAGTCAAATTCTACATCGATGTGAAGAAGTTCCCCATTTCTATTGGAATCATCGTGTTCAGTTACACGTCTCAGATTTTCCTTCCGTCACTCGAGGGGAACATGGTGAAACCAAGCGAGTTCCACTGTATGATGAACTGGACCCACATCGCTGCATGCGTCCTCAAAGGCTTGTTCGCCCTTCTGGCTTACCTGACCTGGGCGGATGCCACCAAGGAGGTCATCACCGACAACCTGCCGTCAACCATCAGGGCTGTTGTGAACCTTTTCTTAGTGGCCAAAGCTTTACTGTCATACCCATTGCCATTCTTCGCCGCGGTTGAAGTATTGGAGAAATCATTTTTCTGTGAACGAGAACGCACATGGTTCCCAGATTGCTATGGAGGCGATGGAAGGCTGAAAGCCTGGGGCCTCACTCTCAGATGCACCCTTGTGGTGTTCACGTTGCTCATGGCCATTTATGTACCGCATTTTGCTCTTCTCATGGGTCTGACCGGCAGCCTGACGGGCGCGGGGCTTTGCTTTCTGCTCCCCAGCCTCTTCCACCTCAAGCTACTATGGAGAAAGCTTCTATGGCACCACGTGTTCTTTGATGTCGCTATATTTGTAATAGGGGGCATATGCGCCATCTCTGGTTTCATCCACTCAATGGAGGGACTAGTAGAAGCTTACAAGTATGGCATAGAAGATTAGCCAAGCCACTGTCTGCTGGATATCGATGTTTTTGCACATCCCCTTATAGTGTATAACTGAAATCCCCACTGAGCGCAGTCAGTGCATCCCTGCTTACAGAATTCATGCGAAATAAATGCGTGCACCGAAATGCAGTGCAAAAgcactcattacacacacacacacagtgggacaGAGTCTAAATATGATATGGACAATTCAACTTGTAATGTATAAATATGAGAACAACATGCATATCCATATTTTTCAGTGGAGTGAAGGTTTACAATAGTTCAATCGACCTAAACAAAATTGCAAAATGGGACACGTTTCTTCATCTCTCTGTGGTGTTTTCCCATCTTGAGAGACATTTAATTTGAAATGCAAGTATGTGGTTTTGGACGACAATTTGACGGCATCGTGACTAAATGGTATAAACAAAGTTGTGTGTTTGATATGATGGCACTTTCTTCTACATGATTTTCAATGTTTCAGTGGGCAGTGAATGTGATTATTAATTAACACATTGACATACAATAATGTGGACCTATTATGATGGGAACTACTAAAATGGCAATACATTATGGGCTATCAGCAAGACAACGTAAATATAATACATATCGTGAATGATGAAACAGTGTGTTAATGAATACTAGGAATATCCCAAATATCTTTGAGATTTATTTAGAAGTCATTTGTATTCTCTCCAAGCGCTATTTCGAAACAGCATTAGCTACATTGAATGTATAATATTCAGACAAAAGAAAAGTGTTCAGGAATTAGGACGCGGAAAAGAAAACGTTCACAACCTGAGTAAGGAAAGACGTGTTTTGGAAATTTGAATAAACATTTAAACACATGGTTAGGCCTAAACACATATCGCACAGGTTATGAAATTGGGAAGAAAAAAAGACGGAAAATGCCTGTGAAGTAATAGGCTGTGTCATTATCGTTTGAAGAAGGTCCCACAAGTCCGTCACTTGACCGATATTCGCCACATGATTAAGATCACCATGGAATTCGGTCACTGTAAATTCGAATTTATCCCCTAATGTTTCATATTATAATGCATTTTACTTGTAAACTATACCTGCGAGATTAATTGAAATGATTCGATGTCCGGAATTAAGTGTCTGAATCATACACATATGAAGAGATCATGAAAATAAGAAAATGTGCATAAAGACATTT
This genomic window from Oncorhynchus nerka isolate Pitt River linkage group LG2, Oner_Uvic_2.0, whole genome shotgun sequence contains:
- the LOC115135442 gene encoding vesicular inhibitory amino acid transporter-like; protein product: MAHLIRSKFQNKLSNAATSVSNKSTAKVSGMMARMGFQAATDEEGLGFAACDDLDYDHRQGLQMDIMKSDEMGGGDTGEGSGEGGMGGGEDGMAAGDSHYQRDGTGPPLSASKASGLGEEEKSPKITAWEAGWNVTNAIQGMFVLGLPYAILHGGYLGLFLIIFAAVVCCYTGKILIACLYEEDEDGQLVRVRDSYVDIANACCQPRFPSLGGHIVNVAQIIELVMTCILYVVVSGNLMYNSFPTLPISQKSWAIMATAALLPCAFLKNLKSVSKFSLLCTIAHFVINILVIAYCLSRARDWAWDKVKFYIDVKKFPISIGIIVFSYTSQIFLPSLEGNMVKPSEFHCMMNWTHIAACVLKGLFALLAYLTWADATKEVITDNLPSTIRAVVNLFLVAKALLSYPLPFFAAVEVLEKSFFCERERTWFPDCYGGDGRLKAWGLTLRCTLVVFTLLMAIYVPHFALLMGLTGSLTGAGLCFLLPSLFHLKLLWRKLLWHHVFFDVAIFVIGGICAISGFIHSMEGLVEAYKYGIED